From a single Paludibacter jiangxiensis genomic region:
- a CDS encoding alpha-glucuronidase, which yields MIKIVSSCLILFFLSVNLQAENGHSLWLRSQSSSPVSVICSKKSIVTEIARQELLNGWQGQPGASIKLIVKQDKQVKGDGYKLTPEGVQANTDLGVLYGVYDLLRHQQTGETINPGIFNPSYERRVLNHWDNQDGTIERGYAGRSIFWRNTKDSLNVTEADKKLWREYARANASVGINGAVLNNVNANADILTDVYLKRVKAIADEFRPYGVKVYLSAKFSAPSQVGGLKTCDPLDPTVIKWWQAKVKEIYAMIPDFGGFLVKANSEGQPGPQDYKRTHADGANMMADALKPYGGIVMWRAFVYSASDNDRAKQAYEEFLPLDGQFRDNVIIQVKNGPVDFQPREPFSPLFGAMKKTSLMPEVQITQEYLGHSIHLVFLSTMWEEFLKSETYQEGEGSTVARCTDGSLFPQKHTAIAGVANVGLDVNWCGHQFAQSNWYAFGRLAWDNKLTSDQIADEWLKLTFKRNVAETTDWQDNFLKPVKQMMLDSREAAVNYMMPLGLHHIMSANEHYGPGPWWAPKRMRKDWTPPYYHQADTVGVGFDRTHTGSDAVSQYHEPLHTLFDNIQTCPDEYLLWFHHVPWSFKMKNGCTLWNELCYRYNKGLHQVRDFQKIWDKVQPYVDGERFVQVQSKLRSQSRNAQLWKDGCLLYFQQFSKMPIPYEIERPVNNLEYLIRNDTTRHQNYEQ from the coding sequence ATGATAAAGATTGTATCGAGTTGCTTGATATTGTTTTTTCTTTCCGTGAATTTACAAGCCGAAAATGGCCATTCACTCTGGCTGCGGAGCCAGAGTTCCTCACCCGTTAGTGTTATATGTAGTAAAAAATCGATAGTAACAGAAATTGCAAGGCAAGAGTTACTGAATGGCTGGCAGGGACAACCTGGAGCTTCTATAAAACTTATCGTAAAACAGGATAAACAGGTAAAAGGAGATGGGTATAAATTGACTCCGGAAGGAGTTCAGGCAAATACCGATTTGGGTGTTTTGTATGGGGTGTATGATCTTTTGCGCCACCAGCAAACGGGAGAAACGATTAACCCGGGAATCTTTAATCCGTCATATGAGCGTAGAGTCTTGAACCACTGGGATAATCAGGATGGAACCATTGAAAGAGGATATGCCGGACGTTCGATTTTTTGGAGAAACACCAAAGACTCATTGAATGTCACGGAAGCCGATAAAAAGCTCTGGCGAGAATATGCACGGGCAAATGCATCAGTCGGCATAAATGGGGCTGTACTCAACAATGTGAATGCCAATGCAGATATATTGACAGATGTATATCTGAAGCGCGTTAAGGCAATTGCAGATGAGTTCCGCCCTTATGGTGTGAAGGTCTATTTATCCGCTAAATTTTCAGCTCCGTCTCAGGTTGGAGGCTTAAAAACCTGCGACCCTTTAGATCCTACCGTAATAAAATGGTGGCAGGCCAAAGTGAAGGAAATATACGCAATGATTCCTGATTTTGGCGGCTTTTTGGTGAAAGCCAACAGCGAAGGCCAGCCGGGTCCTCAGGATTACAAGCGAACCCATGCCGATGGCGCAAATATGATGGCAGATGCGCTGAAACCCTATGGTGGAATTGTGATGTGGCGGGCATTTGTCTATAGTGCGTCCGATAACGATCGTGCGAAGCAGGCTTATGAAGAATTTTTGCCGTTGGATGGGCAGTTTCGCGATAATGTAATCATCCAGGTGAAAAATGGGCCGGTTGACTTTCAGCCCCGCGAACCGTTCAGCCCGTTGTTCGGAGCGATGAAGAAGACATCGCTGATGCCGGAGGTTCAGATTACTCAGGAATATTTAGGACATTCCATCCATTTGGTTTTCCTTTCCACCATGTGGGAGGAATTTTTGAAAAGTGAGACCTATCAGGAAGGCGAGGGGAGCACTGTTGCCCGTTGTACGGATGGCAGCCTCTTTCCTCAAAAACATACAGCCATTGCGGGTGTTGCCAATGTGGGGTTAGACGTAAACTGGTGCGGACATCAGTTTGCTCAGTCCAATTGGTACGCTTTCGGTCGATTGGCGTGGGACAATAAACTAACGAGCGACCAAATTGCCGATGAATGGCTTAAGCTCACGTTCAAACGAAATGTAGCAGAAACAACAGATTGGCAGGATAATTTTCTGAAACCTGTAAAGCAGATGATGCTCGACAGTCGGGAAGCTGCCGTAAATTATATGATGCCGCTTGGTTTGCACCACATTATGTCTGCCAATGAGCATTATGGTCCCGGTCCGTGGTGGGCTCCGAAAAGAATGAGAAAAGACTGGACACCACCATATTATCATCAGGCAGATACCGTCGGAGTAGGATTCGACAGAACTCATACCGGTAGTGATGCCGTCAGTCAGTATCACGAACCATTACATACTTTGTTCGACAATATTCAGACTTGTCCTGACGAGTATTTGTTGTGGTTTCATCATGTGCCCTGGAGTTTTAAGATGAAGAATGGCTGCACTTTGTGGAATGAATTGTGTTATCGCTATAACAAAGGCCTACATCAGGTACGTGATTTTCAAAAGATCTGGGATAAGGTGCAACCGTATGTTGACGGAGAACGATTCGTTCAAGTCCAGAGTAAACTTCGGAGCCAAAGCCGGAATGCTCAATTGTGGAAAGATGGTTGTTTGCTTTATTTTCAGCAATTCAGTAAGATGCCGATCCCGTATGAAATCGAACGTCCGGTAAACAATCTGGAATATTTGATACGTAATGATACAACACGCCACCAAAACTACGAACAGTAA